One part of the Thermococcus litoralis DSM 5473 genome encodes these proteins:
- a CDS encoding flippase: MTESLKLKLLKNAGWLFSAEVISKLLAYGVIVILSRTLGPEGLGQYSFIFYYVGLLGIFSDLGVSYYLMREVARDRSKADKLLPDVLGLKIVLALVNFVVIVVLTLFLPKPRWIKALILLVGAEAVLTWVSYVFVNLMYAHEVTKYEAIARTVERLWAFFVGGAVLYLYRSLSPFILALLIGYIIRELLRMKWGVRYVKNINIWFNPQIWLSILKKSYPFWLIGLFTLIYYRTDMVMLSLMRGDYETGIYRAAYTLIEVSLFVPSIVVSTTMPSIARLWEQDMKTLSALFKRSLQMLTVVGVFGLSGYFVFARLGIIIVFGEDFLASVPVLRILSFAIPFMFLNSLFGSFLNATGKELIFTKITGVTALLNVLLNYILILNYGAEGAAIATLCTQGLALILSALSVKNTFKQTTFK; encoded by the coding sequence ATGACTGAGAGTTTAAAATTGAAGTTGCTTAAAAACGCGGGCTGGCTCTTTAGTGCTGAAGTTATTTCGAAGCTCCTAGCTTATGGTGTGATAGTTATTTTGAGCAGAACTCTCGGCCCAGAAGGGCTTGGTCAGTACTCGTTCATATTTTACTATGTGGGACTTTTGGGGATTTTTTCGGACTTGGGAGTCAGCTACTATCTTATGCGGGAGGTTGCGAGGGATAGAAGCAAGGCTGATAAGCTTCTTCCAGATGTGTTGGGGCTTAAGATTGTGCTTGCGTTGGTTAATTTTGTTGTTATAGTTGTTTTAACTCTCTTCCTCCCAAAACCAAGGTGGATTAAAGCCCTTATACTACTGGTCGGGGCTGAGGCTGTGCTTACTTGGGTCTCCTATGTGTTTGTAAACCTTATGTATGCTCATGAAGTGACAAAGTATGAGGCCATAGCAAGAACAGTCGAGAGGCTTTGGGCGTTTTTTGTTGGAGGGGCCGTTCTTTACTTGTACAGATCTCTCTCACCTTTTATACTTGCACTTCTCATTGGCTACATAATTAGAGAGCTCTTAAGGATGAAATGGGGAGTTAGATATGTCAAAAACATCAACATTTGGTTTAATCCCCAGATATGGCTCTCTATCTTGAAAAAATCGTACCCTTTCTGGCTAATTGGGCTTTTCACGCTTATCTATTACCGTACGGACATGGTGATGCTGAGCTTAATGAGGGGGGATTACGAGACCGGAATCTATAGAGCGGCATATACCTTGATTGAAGTTTCCCTATTTGTCCCAAGTATTGTTGTCTCAACAACGATGCCCTCAATAGCGAGGCTGTGGGAGCAAGATATGAAAACGCTGAGTGCTCTCTTTAAGAGGAGCCTTCAAATGCTGACGGTGGTGGGTGTTTTTGGCTTATCAGGGTATTTTGTCTTTGCTCGCTTGGGTATCATTATTGTGTTTGGTGAGGATTTCCTAGCGAGTGTTCCAGTGCTTAGAATTCTCTCTTTTGCTATACCTTTTATGTTTTTGAATTCTCTTTTTGGGAGTTTTTTAAATGCAACTGGAAAAGAGTTGATTTTTACCAAAATAACAGGGGTAACGGCTTTATTAAACGTTCTGCTCAATTATATCCTTATTTTGAATTATGGAGCAGAAGGCGCAGCGATAGCAACATTATGCACACAAGGACTCGCACTTATTCTCTCAGCTCTGTCTGTAAAAAATACTTTTAAACAAACAACGTTCAAATAA
- a CDS encoding UDP-glucose dehydrogenase family protein has translation MRVSVIGSGYVGLVTGMGFVKIGNKVVFVDVDERKIQMINNAKPPIYEEGLEELMKKFKDKYYATKNYREAILNSDATFICVGTPSREDGSIDLTYIKEASKEIGKALKEKEDYHVVIVKSTVLPETTEKVVKPNIEKYSGKKAFEDFGLAMNPEFLREGVALRDFLNPDRIVIGVKDEKTKEVLEKLYEPIDAPKLIVDIKTAEMIKYASNAFLATKISFANEIGNICKKLGIDSWKVFEGVGLDHRISPYFFRTGIGWGGSCFPKDVRALIRKAEELGEDPIILKAVMEVNERQPLKMIELLKKHVPELKGKTVGVLGLAFKPNTDDVRETRAYIIIKKLLEEGAHVIAYDPKAMENFKRFYPDVGEKIEYAGSAEEVLEKSGVILIVTEWDEFEKLDYSGKIVIDGRRIWAAEKTARIYEGVCW, from the coding sequence ATGAGGGTTTCCGTTATTGGTTCTGGTTATGTTGGTCTTGTTACTGGAATGGGCTTTGTCAAGATTGGGAATAAAGTCGTTTTCGTTGACGTGGATGAAAGAAAAATCCAAATGATCAACAATGCCAAGCCTCCAATTTACGAGGAGGGCCTCGAAGAATTAATGAAAAAATTCAAGGACAAATACTATGCAACCAAAAACTACAGAGAAGCAATCCTAAACTCTGATGCCACGTTTATCTGTGTAGGTACTCCATCAAGAGAAGACGGATCAATTGACTTAACTTATATTAAAGAAGCTTCAAAAGAAATTGGTAAAGCTTTGAAAGAGAAGGAGGATTACCATGTTGTTATAGTTAAAAGCACTGTCCTCCCAGAAACCACCGAAAAAGTCGTAAAACCAAACATCGAAAAGTACTCAGGAAAAAAAGCCTTTGAAGACTTCGGCCTTGCAATGAACCCAGAGTTTTTAAGAGAAGGAGTAGCATTAAGAGACTTCCTGAACCCTGATAGGATAGTCATTGGAGTTAAGGATGAGAAAACCAAAGAAGTTTTGGAGAAGCTTTACGAGCCAATTGACGCGCCAAAACTTATTGTTGACATTAAGACTGCTGAAATGATCAAATACGCCTCAAACGCTTTCCTAGCAACAAAAATCAGCTTTGCCAACGAAATAGGAAACATTTGTAAAAAACTTGGAATAGATTCTTGGAAAGTTTTTGAAGGAGTTGGCCTGGATCATAGGATAAGCCCCTACTTCTTCAGGACTGGGATTGGCTGGGGTGGCTCATGCTTTCCAAAAGACGTCAGAGCCTTAATTAGGAAGGCGGAAGAACTGGGAGAGGATCCAATAATTCTCAAGGCTGTCATGGAAGTTAATGAAAGACAACCCCTAAAGATGATTGAGCTCTTGAAGAAGCACGTTCCAGAGTTAAAAGGAAAAACTGTCGGAGTGCTCGGCTTAGCATTCAAGCCAAACACTGATGATGTAAGAGAAACTAGGGCTTACATTATAATTAAGAAACTCTTGGAAGAAGGAGCACACGTTATAGCCTATGATCCAAAGGCCATGGAGAATTTCAAGCGCTTTTATCCGGATGTGGGAGAGAAGATAGAGTACGCTGGTTCAGCTGAAGAAGTTCTTGAAAAGTCTGGTGTTATTTTGATAGTTACAGAGTGGGACGAGTTCGAAAAGCTAGATTATTCTGGAAAAATTGTTATTGATGGAAGGAGAATTTGGGCTGCCGAGAAAACTGCAAGAATTTATGAGGGGGTATGCTGGTGA
- a CDS encoding UTP--glucose-1-phosphate uridylyltransferase yields the protein MRVRKAVIPAAGLGTRMLPLTKAQPKEMLPVVRKPTIQYVVEEAYEAGIREVLIITGKHKRAIEDHFDRYGHDVKNPHLDKLDEILDDINIYYARQRVQRGLGDAIKYAEAFVSDEPFALLLGDTITVPSCTAELIKAYENINAPLIAVEEVPWENVSLYGIVSRAEDGEIFKIKHLVEKPDAKSAPSNLAILGRYILTPQIFEYLEIVKPDRKGEIQLTDALELMIEDGIDIYGYMFEGRRYDIGNIFDWLRANIELGLEDEEIGEKLRELMKSLLGERI from the coding sequence GTGAGGGTAAGGAAAGCAGTCATTCCAGCCGCAGGTCTTGGGACAAGAATGTTACCACTGACTAAAGCACAACCAAAAGAAATGCTTCCAGTAGTAAGAAAGCCAACTATTCAATATGTTGTTGAAGAGGCTTATGAGGCTGGGATACGAGAAGTTTTGATAATAACGGGAAAACACAAAAGAGCAATCGAAGATCACTTCGATAGATATGGCCATGACGTGAAAAATCCACATCTTGACAAATTGGATGAAATTCTTGATGATATAAATATTTATTATGCTAGACAGAGAGTACAAAGGGGATTAGGAGATGCTATCAAATATGCGGAAGCATTTGTTAGCGATGAACCCTTCGCTCTCCTTCTGGGGGATACCATTACAGTTCCCTCATGCACAGCTGAACTCATAAAAGCCTATGAAAACATCAATGCGCCTTTAATAGCCGTTGAAGAAGTGCCCTGGGAGAATGTTTCGCTCTATGGAATCGTGAGTAGGGCAGAGGATGGGGAAATATTCAAGATAAAGCATCTCGTGGAAAAGCCGGATGCAAAAAGTGCTCCCTCGAACCTCGCCATATTGGGGCGGTATATCTTAACTCCCCAAATTTTTGAGTATCTTGAGATAGTTAAGCCAGATAGAAAAGGAGAAATTCAGTTGACAGATGCGCTCGAGCTCATGATTGAAGATGGAATTGACATTTATGGGTATATGTTTGAGGGCAGGCGTTATGACATTGGCAACATTTTTGACTGGCTACGGGCAAATATCGAGTTGGGATTAGAGGATGAAGAAATCGGGGAAAAGCTAAGAGAACTTATGAAATCTTTATTGGGGGAAAGAATATGA
- a CDS encoding UDP-glucuronic acid decarboxylase family protein, whose translation MMDLIRSDVRDIVRALDRADFKGKIALVTGGAGFLGSWLCDVLIELGARVYCVDNFASGRWENISHLASEENFVFIEHDVSKPLEIKEKLDYIFHFASRASPFEFEHYPLEIIDANTLGTRNMLELARKNDARFIFASTSEIYGQPDVVPTPETYWGYVNPIGIRSCYDESKRLGETITMAYHRQYGVDVRIVRIFNTYGPRMRADGVYGRVVPRFISQALNREPITVFGDGSQTRSFCYVTDLITGVLKFAVLENGNGEVVNLGNPREVSILELAHIIKKLTNSDSPIEFHPLPPDDPPRRCPDISKAQKLLNWKPKVELEEGLKKTIEWYKGEI comes from the coding sequence ATGATGGACTTGATAAGGTCAGATGTAAGAGACATTGTAAGAGCATTAGATAGGGCTGATTTTAAGGGTAAGATTGCCCTAGTTACTGGTGGTGCTGGGTTTTTGGGTTCTTGGCTTTGCGATGTTTTAATTGAGCTTGGGGCAAGAGTTTATTGTGTTGATAACTTTGCAAGTGGTCGTTGGGAAAACATCTCTCATCTAGCTAGTGAGGAGAATTTCGTATTTATAGAGCACGATGTTTCGAAACCCTTGGAGATTAAGGAAAAGTTAGATTATATTTTTCACTTCGCCTCAAGGGCATCACCCTTTGAGTTTGAGCACTATCCCCTAGAGATAATAGACGCAAACACCCTTGGGACCAGGAACATGCTCGAGTTAGCTAGGAAAAACGATGCCCGCTTTATCTTTGCCTCAACGAGCGAAATTTATGGTCAGCCTGATGTTGTTCCAACTCCTGAAACATACTGGGGTTACGTGAACCCAATTGGCATTAGGAGTTGCTACGATGAGTCGAAGAGGCTCGGAGAAACCATCACTATGGCGTATCATAGACAATATGGAGTTGACGTTAGAATAGTTAGAATATTCAACACTTATGGGCCGAGAATGAGGGCTGATGGAGTTTATGGTAGGGTAGTCCCAAGGTTTATAAGCCAAGCCTTAAATAGGGAGCCAATTACGGTTTTTGGAGATGGAAGCCAGACGAGAAGCTTCTGCTATGTTACTGATCTTATAACGGGAGTGTTGAAGTTTGCCGTTTTGGAGAATGGTAATGGGGAAGTTGTGAATTTAGGGAATCCTAGGGAGGTTAGTATTCTTGAGCTTGCTCATATTATAAAGAAGCTTACTAATTCTGATTCGCCGATAGAATTCCACCCACTGCCACCGGATGATCCCCCAAGAAGATGCCCAGATATTAGCAAAGCACAAAAACTGCTAAACTGGAAACCAAAGGTCGAACTCGAAGAAGGGCTCAAAAAGACAATAGAGTGGTATAAGGGGGAAATTTAG
- a CDS encoding glycosyltransferase family 4 protein, translated as MSEVIYTIGTVLFGGGIGDTAYYEVEGLYRNGALRYAIAYDYKQNKVPSSKIKRLKYLKYLDMPLGFTRARIFPVLPQYEVMNNLFDSIASRYVDGAEVFYGWMNMSLNQIKRAKKLGIKTIVECASSYPLYQLKILEEEYRKWNIPFKIRSQKIYLKALKEIKEADFIKIPSDFVQETFIKNGIPEEKLIKIPFGVDLEKFQPKDNYNNEIFRAVFVGTVSIRKGVPYLLKAWSELNLKDAQLYVVGAISPDVKMIIAKYSKLKSIIFTGRVKDIVPILRESDVFVFPSIEEGSALVTYEAMASGLPSVVTYNSGSIVRDEKDGFVIPIRDVKSLKDRIQYFYDNPSEVKRMGKNARKHVEEYTWYNYGENLYNELKRFGLL; from the coding sequence TTGTCTGAAGTTATTTATACAATAGGAACGGTTCTTTTCGGAGGAGGGATAGGGGATACCGCATACTATGAAGTGGAAGGATTGTATCGAAATGGAGCCTTAAGGTATGCAATAGCTTATGATTATAAGCAGAATAAGGTTCCAAGCTCGAAAATCAAAAGACTAAAATACTTAAAGTATCTAGACATGCCTCTTGGTTTTACAAGAGCAAGAATATTTCCAGTATTGCCTCAGTATGAGGTTATGAATAATTTGTTTGACAGTATTGCATCCCGCTATGTAGATGGGGCTGAAGTGTTTTACGGATGGATGAATATGAGTCTAAATCAAATTAAAAGAGCTAAAAAGTTAGGGATTAAGACAATTGTGGAGTGTGCTTCTTCCTATCCTCTCTATCAGCTAAAGATATTGGAGGAGGAGTATCGAAAATGGAACATTCCCTTTAAGATTAGAAGCCAAAAAATTTATCTGAAAGCCCTAAAAGAAATCAAAGAGGCGGATTTTATAAAAATCCCTTCGGATTTTGTTCAAGAGACTTTCATAAAGAACGGGATCCCAGAAGAGAAGCTTATTAAGATACCTTTTGGTGTGGATTTAGAAAAGTTTCAACCTAAAGATAATTATAACAATGAGATTTTTAGAGCAGTATTCGTTGGCACTGTTAGCATAAGAAAAGGTGTTCCTTATCTTTTAAAAGCTTGGAGTGAGCTTAATTTAAAAGATGCTCAACTATATGTAGTTGGAGCGATTTCTCCAGATGTTAAAATGATTATTGCGAAGTACAGCAAACTCAAAAGTATTATATTTACTGGTAGGGTTAAGGATATTGTCCCCATACTTAGAGAGTCTGATGTGTTTGTATTCCCATCTATCGAGGAAGGATCTGCATTAGTGACTTACGAAGCTATGGCTTCTGGGTTGCCAAGCGTAGTTACATATAATAGTGGTTCAATAGTACGAGATGAAAAGGATGGATTTGTGATACCGATTAGAGATGTCAAAAGCCTAAAAGACAGAATTCAATATTTCTATGATAACCCGTCTGAGGTCAAGAGAATGGGAAAAAACGCCAGAAAACATGTGGAAGAGTATACTTGGTACAATTATGGGGAGAATTTATATAATGAACTTAAAAGGTTTGGCCTGCTCTAA
- a CDS encoding glycosyltransferase: MKTYVSIAVPTYNRKKKLQQCLKALVNQNYPKERYEIIVVDDGSTDGTYEFLQEKRKEIQNLRILRQQNKGPAAARNLGIKNARGEIIFFVDDDVIVPNNWIREFLNVFSKYPEVVAVSGYVEAPEEILKKNIFARYEAYMSRLAYNMPRTIYIGSFETFGGATCNVAYKREVLEEVGGFDETFPVAAGEDADLKLRIALKGYKFAFIPLKAIHIQDYTLKGFWKQQVNRGIGNYYFRKKWQSFFNKDELKNIRAAPNYNIPLMILKDGKLLMLALFLIAVIANRYGQIKARKILKMEEEK, translated from the coding sequence ATGAAGACGTATGTTTCAATTGCAGTTCCAACTTATAACCGCAAGAAAAAGTTACAGCAATGTTTAAAGGCTCTTGTAAATCAAAATTACCCCAAGGAAAGATATGAGATAATTGTAGTAGATGACGGTTCAACAGACGGAACTTACGAGTTTCTTCAAGAGAAAAGAAAAGAAATCCAAAACCTAAGAATATTAAGGCAACAAAATAAAGGACCTGCTGCGGCTAGAAACCTTGGGATTAAAAATGCCCGAGGAGAAATAATATTCTTTGTTGATGATGATGTAATTGTTCCTAATAATTGGATTAGAGAGTTCTTGAATGTTTTTAGCAAATATCCTGAAGTTGTGGCGGTAAGTGGTTATGTAGAAGCCCCTGAAGAAATTCTCAAAAAGAATATCTTCGCAAGGTATGAGGCTTATATGTCCAGGCTTGCTTACAATATGCCAAGAACCATTTATATTGGAAGTTTTGAAACTTTTGGAGGAGCAACTTGTAACGTTGCATATAAAAGGGAAGTTCTTGAGGAGGTGGGTGGATTTGATGAAACATTTCCAGTAGCTGCTGGGGAAGATGCCGATTTAAAACTCAGAATAGCTCTAAAAGGTTACAAATTTGCATTTATTCCACTAAAGGCTATTCACATCCAAGACTACACTCTTAAAGGATTTTGGAAGCAGCAAGTTAATAGGGGAATAGGAAATTACTATTTTAGAAAAAAGTGGCAGTCATTTTTTAACAAAGACGAACTGAAAAATATTAGAGCGGCGCCTAACTACAACATCCCCCTCATGATATTAAAAGATGGGAAACTATTAATGCTTGCTTTGTTTTTAATTGCAGTAATTGCAAACAGATATGGGCAAATAAAGGCAAGGAAGATTCTTAAAATGGAGGAAGAGAAATGA
- a CDS encoding glycosyltransferase, with protein sequence MRSIGVVYGLPEKYATSIRLKKLLGDIKDKNIRTRQIIPIEWEGSIVKKISIILRNIMTVLDPRFEVDILYVSAPLIASSIPGIIAKLLKKTPLVVDWDDAFVDFRKNKPRSWEISFWEYLAIKLADKVVVVSPELKKIALHLGKNRGNVIYVPNGVDMQISEQKYDEEREKMRKKLGIRDDEIVVGFVGRISRRKNTFVGKELVDCAEQLKTSNMLEYFRFLIIGFGEGFETLKRYAEEKGVSNKFIFTGYVEHSEIPFYISAMDICVVPVGKKFTDTVRSSFKLKEFIAMGKPVITVNYGSFSYETRNGKFAVLIDDNSELPNALLTLDAKTLRKKAVSGRKFVRTYYSWEYLKDKLVEFLNT encoded by the coding sequence ATGAGAAGTATTGGAGTTGTATACGGGTTGCCCGAGAAGTATGCAACTTCTATCCGACTAAAGAAATTACTGGGCGATATAAAAGACAAAAATATCAGAACACGTCAAATTATTCCAATTGAATGGGAAGGCTCAATTGTTAAGAAAATCTCTATAATCCTCAGGAACATAATGACTGTATTAGATCCAAGATTTGAGGTTGATATTCTTTATGTCTCTGCTCCCTTAATAGCAAGTTCAATCCCAGGGATTATTGCAAAATTATTAAAGAAAACCCCATTAGTAGTGGACTGGGATGATGCATTTGTGGATTTTAGAAAGAATAAACCCAGATCCTGGGAAATTTCATTCTGGGAATATTTAGCCATAAAACTTGCAGATAAAGTCGTCGTTGTAAGCCCAGAGCTCAAGAAGATAGCTCTTCATCTAGGGAAAAATAGGGGTAATGTGATCTATGTTCCAAACGGTGTAGATATGCAAATTTCTGAGCAAAAGTATGACGAAGAAAGAGAAAAGATGAGAAAAAAGTTAGGAATTCGGGATGATGAAATAGTCGTTGGATTTGTTGGTAGAATAAGCAGGAGAAAAAACACCTTTGTTGGAAAAGAGTTAGTTGACTGTGCTGAACAGTTAAAAACATCGAACATGCTTGAATACTTCAGATTTCTAATTATTGGGTTTGGAGAGGGCTTTGAAACATTAAAGAGATATGCAGAAGAAAAAGGGGTATCTAATAAGTTCATATTTACTGGGTATGTTGAGCACTCAGAGATTCCTTTTTATATTAGTGCTATGGATATCTGCGTAGTTCCAGTAGGTAAAAAATTTACAGATACTGTTAGGAGCTCGTTCAAATTGAAAGAATTCATTGCAATGGGCAAACCTGTAATTACCGTAAACTATGGGTCATTCAGCTATGAGACGAGAAATGGGAAATTTGCTGTTCTCATTGATGATAATTCAGAGCTTCCAAACGCGCTCCTAACTCTCGATGCAAAAACTCTACGAAAGAAAGCCGTTTCTGGAAGAAAATTTGTTAGGACTTATTATAGTTGGGAATATTTGAAAGATAAGCTAGTAGAGTTCCTCAATACTTAG
- a CDS encoding glycosyltransferase family 4 protein has protein sequence MDENNLLVITNIFPNEDGSYYQGVFVKEQIKFLKDYFDNVYVISPWPYGYKMFLKNYSYENVYVYYPRFIHFPIGYFRRRLGENYYKAILKVIKRENLKFKIVHAHFTWPSGYSSVKISKKFKVPIIITVHENQEWFLREYKSNNRKIYWSWRNADALIRVNKKDAILLKQFNQNVYSIPNGFSSDRLVTFPKEKARKELGIPTDLKIIFSLGNLIERKGFQYLIEAMKIIIKQRNDILCFIGGDGPLKKKLQKQIRKLNLQEHVKLLGPIPDDKLALWMNAADLFVLPSLSEGNPTVMFEALGVGLPFVGTKVGGVPEIITSEDYGLLCEPANPQDLAEKILTALNKEWNREKIRKYAEQFDWKNIAKQIFKVYEDILSKY, from the coding sequence ATGGACGAAAACAACCTCCTAGTTATCACAAACATATTCCCAAATGAAGATGGTTCCTACTATCAAGGAGTATTTGTAAAAGAACAGATAAAATTTCTGAAGGATTATTTTGATAATGTGTATGTTATAAGTCCCTGGCCCTATGGATATAAAATGTTTCTTAAAAATTATTCCTACGAGAACGTTTACGTATATTATCCTAGGTTTATTCACTTTCCCATAGGGTACTTTAGAAGAAGACTTGGGGAGAATTATTACAAGGCTATTCTAAAGGTAATAAAAAGAGAGAATCTGAAATTTAAGATTGTTCATGCTCATTTCACATGGCCGAGTGGATATTCTAGTGTAAAGATTTCAAAAAAATTTAAAGTACCGATTATTATAACAGTTCATGAGAATCAAGAATGGTTCCTACGGGAGTATAAGTCTAATAATAGAAAGATATACTGGAGTTGGAGAAACGCAGATGCTTTGATTAGAGTGAACAAAAAGGATGCTATATTGTTAAAACAATTTAATCAAAACGTTTATTCAATTCCTAATGGATTTAGTTCTGATAGACTTGTTACATTTCCGAAAGAAAAAGCTCGAAAAGAATTAGGAATTCCTACAGATTTAAAAATTATTTTTAGTCTGGGAAACCTTATCGAACGAAAAGGATTTCAATATTTAATTGAAGCAATGAAGATCATAATTAAACAAAGAAATGACATTCTATGTTTTATAGGTGGTGATGGTCCATTAAAGAAAAAACTTCAAAAACAAATACGAAAACTTAATTTACAAGAACATGTAAAACTTCTTGGACCAATTCCAGATGATAAATTAGCATTATGGATGAATGCGGCTGATCTGTTTGTTCTACCAAGCTTAAGTGAGGGCAATCCCACTGTTATGTTTGAGGCCTTGGGTGTTGGATTACCTTTTGTTGGTACCAAGGTCGGTGGAGTCCCAGAGATAATAACTTCCGAAGATTACGGATTACTATGTGAGCCAGCAAATCCACAAGATTTAGCAGAAAAAATTTTAACAGCCCTAAACAAAGAATGGAATAGAGAAAAAATAAGAAAATATGCTGAGCAGTTTGATTGGAAGAACATAGCAAAGCAAATTTTTAAAGTGTATGAGGATATTTTATCTAAGTATTGA
- a CDS encoding glycosyltransferase, translating to MKILFVTEYYPPIHMGGAEISLKILVNKLAQLGHEVTVITPNYTKYKTETEISKNLRVIRFKSWRYFLFKKQLRKISSEIYLRKKSSYYFQLNGYIKFSSFEIMNVVKELLQTEDFDVIHANNLESILALSKIQDADIKVAHLRDFALLCWNRGLDNNGKLCEGCSLTNIQQCMGANYILGSTLVHEINKRKNVLGKFDKMLAISNFVKMEFVKRLNVPTKKISVLYNPISPEIVPNISKEEARQYLNLPEDKTIVLFVGTLTELKGAHLIPKIAKEVPGHLFVVVGDGPLRKMFTKSPLKNVLYVGYQPMEILRHYYKASDILLVPSLWYEPFGRVIIEGAVNGCYVVGSDKGAIPELIHWIGYGTSVPPQSKYFAEAIKNAPQTAKHEKLKTKIIDYSNKYGEKFIKAITE from the coding sequence ATGAAAATTCTATTTGTCACTGAGTATTACCCCCCAATACATATGGGTGGGGCCGAAATTAGCCTAAAAATTTTAGTAAACAAGCTAGCTCAGTTAGGGCACGAAGTAACTGTTATTACTCCCAACTATACTAAGTACAAAACCGAAACTGAGATTTCTAAAAATTTGAGAGTAATAAGATTTAAATCCTGGCGGTACTTTTTATTTAAGAAACAGTTGCGCAAGATCTCTTCTGAAATTTATTTGCGAAAAAAAAGTTCATACTACTTCCAATTAAACGGATATATCAAGTTCTCCTCTTTTGAAATTATGAATGTCGTAAAAGAACTCCTCCAGACGGAAGACTTTGACGTTATCCATGCAAATAACTTAGAATCAATTTTAGCCCTTTCAAAAATCCAAGATGCTGACATAAAAGTTGCACATTTGAGGGATTTTGCACTACTCTGTTGGAATCGAGGATTAGATAATAACGGAAAACTATGCGAAGGATGCAGTTTAACAAACATACAGCAGTGTATGGGAGCAAACTACATACTTGGTTCAACTCTAGTGCACGAAATAAACAAAAGAAAAAACGTGCTAGGGAAATTTGATAAGATGCTTGCAATTAGCAATTTTGTAAAAATGGAGTTCGTGAAAAGGCTAAATGTCCCTACCAAAAAAATCTCTGTGCTTTACAATCCAATAAGTCCAGAAATAGTTCCCAATATTTCAAAAGAGGAGGCTCGACAATATTTAAACCTTCCAGAAGATAAGACAATTGTTTTATTCGTTGGAACCCTTACAGAGCTCAAAGGAGCCCATTTAATACCAAAGATAGCAAAAGAGGTACCTGGGCATTTGTTTGTTGTTGTAGGGGATGGACCCCTAAGAAAGATGTTTACTAAATCTCCCTTAAAAAACGTCCTCTATGTGGGGTACCAACCAATGGAGATACTAAGACACTACTACAAAGCCTCTGACATTCTTCTCGTGCCCTCTCTGTGGTACGAGCCCTTTGGGAGGGTTATCATAGAGGGAGCGGTCAATGGTTGTTACGTTGTTGGAAGTGATAAAGGTGCCATTCCTGAGCTTATTCACTGGATAGGATACGGAACATCTGTACCCCCTCAAAGCAAGTATTTCGCAGAAGCAATAAAGAATGCTCCCCAGACCGCTAAGCATGAGAAATTAAAAACAAAAATAATTGATTATTCCAACAAATACGGAGAGAAGTTTATAAAGGCAATCACGGAATAA